AGTCCTAGGGGCTCAATCTCGGCTCCCAGGGACCCAACCTCACTCTGGATTTATGCCCCTAAGCTCCTGCCAGGGCCTACagacaccctcctccccccatctctCTGCCATGCCCCAGACTAGTAGGAAGACCTGTTTTCCCATTCCAAGTCTCCCCCTGATGCCCCCATACCCACTCCTCCACTCTATTCCCATCCCAGAGGATGAAGGGCCATGCCCTTGAGTTGTCACAGACCCTCCACTTACTCCAGTAGCTTCTCCCTTCAAGCCTGCCCCCCTCAGGTCACTACCCTGTCTCATGCTTTCTCTTTGTCTCCACCAAACATGCAGGGGTTATCTGCCCTCATGGCACCCACACCCCTGGGCCAGCTCAGCTCTGTAGCACATGGGGTTTTCCTCCAACAAGGGCTACCCCGTCCAGTGTCTGAAGTGACTTCTCTGTGATCACACTAAGGGCTTCCTCTGTCTCCCTTGTCCTGACTTCTCcggccccttcctccttcctgaacactctcctctcttctccactcctctctctccttgTGCCCTTTGGGCTCATCCACTCCCACACCCATCCTAGGCCCTTCACCCTCCCGGCTTCTGCCCCTCACCTCTGGGTGACAGTTCCCAAATTCTTTCCTGGGTGCATGAGGGGATCCACTGGCCTCCACATGCCTCCCCTGGACATCTCCTGAGCACTCGGAGGATGTGTGGGGTGGTGGTTCAAAGCTTGGCTCTAGAGCCAGACTTCTCAAGGTCAAAGCCTGTCTCTGGcacccaactttttttttcaattaaatggaGCTATTAAAATGTATGGtgtgcccagccagcgtggctcagtggttgagcactgacccatgaaccaggaggtcagggttcaatttctggtcagggtacatgcctgggttttgggctcgatccccagtgggggacgtgcaggcggcagccaatggatgattctcatcattgatgtttctgtctctctctccccctcccttcctctctgaaatcaatcaaaacaaacaaacaaacaaaaaataaaacgtGTGTTGTAAGGGTAAGGCTTCTAAAGCACTCAATAttaaattccctaacctgatcTTAGCATCCTCTCCTCCAAAGTGCTTCTGTCCATGTCCCCATTTCTGggacacctccctcctccccccccaaacTTTtcagtcccttagcctggcctcctggcctcctgaaAGCCTCATCCACAAGCCTCTTGCCTGTCTCCCCAACCTCTCCCGCCTGGGCCTACTCCAGGCTCAGGGCCTCCACTCTCGCCCCTTCTGATTCAGCTTTCTTCACACAAGTAGCTTTCTGACACTCAAAAGCCCTTCTGTGTCTCCCCAGTGCCCTCAGAACAATGTCCCAAAACTCCTTAGCTTGGCACTCAACCTGAATCCACCTTGGCCACACCTTCCCCCATGTCGCCACAGGCTGGGGCAGGTATtttctgaaaacacacacacacacacacacacacacacacacacacacacacacccctttcgcCAGGAAAACCTGCCTTTTCTCACCTGTTTGGGAATGTTCCTTGCTTCTGCCTGAGGTCCACCATCAGACTCCCCTCTCAATGGATCCTTTACTTGTCCAACCTCTTCAAGATTCCgccactgggtgggggagggggtgcaacctgccaccccacccccattccagCGAGGGGCTCAGGTCTCCAACAACAGAACCGGAGCCACTTAGCAACGCTGGAACCCATTTGGGGGGGCCTGGGGCCCCTCGTCCCAAGCCAGGAGggctttgggggaggggtgcaaCTCTTGGCATATTCCCCGTGTGGCCCAGGGGGTTGTGAAGTGCCCGGGAGGTGAGGGCAGACCTCACAGGGGTAGTAGGCACGAGTGACGTTCTCTTTCCCCCGCTGGGGGTACCTCGAGGGCAGCGGCAGAGGAGGGCCAGGAGGCCTTCGACACAGAGGTGGGGCAGAGGCGGCGGCAGGGCGGCGTCTGGCGGCCGGGGCGCCATGGCCACCATCCAGTCAGAGACTGACTGCTACGACATCATCGAGGTGCTGGGCAAGGGCACCTTCGGGGAGGTGGCCAAGGGCTGGCGGCGAAGCACGGGCGAGATGGTGGCCATCAAGATCCTCAAGAACGACGCCTACCGCAACCGCATCATCAAGAACGAGCTGAAGCTGCTGCGCTGCGTGCGGGGCCTGGACCCCGAGGAGGCCCACGTCATCCGCTTCCTCGAGTTCTTCCACGACGCCCTCAAGTTCTACCTGGTGTTCGAGCTGCTGGAGCAAAACCTCTTTGAATTTCAGAAGGAGAACAACTTTGCGCCTCTCCCTGCCCGGCACATCCGCACGGTCACCCTGCAGGTGCTCAGAGCCCTGGCCCGGCTCAAGGAACTGGCCATCATCCACGCCGACCTCAAGCCCGAGAACATCATGCTGGTCGACCAGACCCGCTGCCCCTTCAGGGTCAAGGTGAGGGGCCGCCCTGGGTGGCGGCATCTCCTGTCCCGTCTCCTCCcagccttccccagccctgggcgcTCTGGTTGTGAGGAGCAGGAAGACAGTGAGGGGTGACCGCCCAGTCCAGGTGGGAGACATGGTGGGCGGGACTAGGCTTGTGTGGGGTAGTGGGAGGAGGGGCACGGTGGGTCTGAATAGGTTTTGGAAATGGAGACAACAGGGTTTGCTGATGGATCTGATATGAAGTGTAAGAGAGGACTTGAGGGGGCACAAATGCCTGTTGGCCTGAGCAACTGGAGGGTGACAGTGCCATACCTCGTCACAGTGAGTTTGCTTGTCAACAAACACTTTCTGAATGTCTGCGCTGGGCCTGACCCTGTGCTGGGTGCAAGCTCCTGGGCTcgcccatcccacccccaccctgtcaGAGCTCCCGGGCTCCCCCGTCCCACCCCCGACCCTGTCAGAGCTCCTGGGCTCCCCCGTCCCACCCCTGCCCTTGTGTCTGTTTCTGGGTTTGTTATTGTCCCCTGATGATAGGAGCTAGGAGCGCCGTGAGAGCAGGGCCAAGGCAATTTTGGCCACCACTGTGCCCTTGGCACCCCCCAGCACAGCGCTGCTGTGGAGTCAGGGCTACATGAATGTCAGACCTGTGTGGGTGCTAACAGTGCTTGATAATGAGGAGGACCTGGGCTGCTGGGAGGTGTCTTTCTAGTGGGCGACTTAGAGACGCATGGAGAGAGACACtgagaggggagagacacagacaaGCCATGAAGCGGCAAAGAAGGAACAAGAGATACAAATGAGACAGAAAGACAatgattgattaaaaaaaaattcattcactcattcattcattcattcattctaagcTCCTGCTCTGTGCCAGTCGCTGTTCAAGGCATCTGGGGACTCAGCAGTGAACAGACAAAATCCTGCCCTCATGGGACTCAAATCCTAGTTGGTTAGAgaaacaatgaactcaataaaaatataaaacatatagtTTGTGAAATGGTGTTAAGAGCTATGGAGAAAAGCAGAGGGCCAGGAAGGGGacgaggagggggaggggactggTGTTTGATAGGATGGTGCGGGGAGGCCTCCCTGAGAAGGTGACTGGAGTAAAGACCTGAGGAGGCGAGGGTGAGCGATGCGGACATCCAaggaaagagcattccaggcagaagaaacagcCCTGCAAAGGCCTTAGCTGGGAATATATCGGGCTTATTGAAGGAACAGTGAGAGGCCCCCGTGGCTGGAGCAGGTTAGTGAGGGGGAAAGTGGGAGGAGCTGAGGGCAGAGTGGGACGGGCGGATTGTAGGAGCCTTCGGGCCTGTGGTGAGAGCTTTGGCTTTTATCACAGGATGTAGTAAAGCCACAAGAGGATGCTGAGCCGGGAGGTATGTGACCGACTCAGGTGTTCACAGGATCTCTCAGAGCACATGTGAGGAACAGGCTGGGGGCAGAGGCGGGAGCAGGGAGAGCTGTCTAGGCAGGAAATGATGGAGGCAGGACCAGGCGGGCTGTGGCTTTGATGCACAGTGAGCAGATTTTTGATCTGTTCAGAAGGTGGAACCAACAGGATTTGCTGATGGACAAGGTGTGGggtgagagagcaagagaggggtTTAATGCTCACAGGCATCCATTCTGgcggagagaaacagaaacagaggtACCGACACACAAAGCAGCGACAAAGGCTGCAGGAGGCAGGTAGCGACATAAGCGGTAAGACTAACAGACAGCGACAGACGAAAGGTAGAAGCAGACAGACACTGGGAGAGATGCCAGCTGAGGCCCAGATCGGTTGTCCCCACTCCATGCCTTGCCCACTGGGCGCCCTTTCCACACAGGTGATCGACTTTGGCTCCGCCAGCATTTTCAGCGAGGTGCGCTACGTGAAGGAGCCGTACATCCAGTCGCGCTTCTACAGGGCCCCCGAGATTCTGCTGGGGCTGCCCTTCTGTGAGAAAGTGGACGTGTGGTCATTGGGTTGTGTCATGGCCGAGCTGCACCTGGGCTGGCCGCTCTACCCTGGCAACAACGAGTATGACCAGGTGCGCTACATCTGTGAGACCCAGGGCCTGCCCAAGCCCCACCTGCTGCACGCCGCCCGCAAGGCCCACCACTTCTTCAAGCGCAACCTCCACCCTGATGCCACCAACCCCTGGCAGCTCAAGTCTTCGGCTGACTATCTGGCTGAGACTAAGGTAGGGGGGCAAAGAGGGCAAGCAGTGTGGGGGCTgctgcataaagaaaaaaaatctagcccagccagcatggctcagtggttgagcatcgacctatgaaccaggaagtcacggttggattcccggttagggctgtcagagcacatacccaggttttgagcttggtccccagtaggggccatgcaggaggcagccgatcaatgattctctctcatcattgatgttctaatctctctctccttctcccttccgctctgaaatcaataaaaatatactttaaagagTTAACACGTATAAAGCACTTTAGAAAGTGCCTGTATTTAGTAAGGGTCTGAATCTGAGCTCTGCGCTCCGTCTTCCAaggtgtgtgactttggacaagtgtctttgacctctctgtgcctcagtttcctcatctagaaaatgagAGGAGAAGAGCATTTACCTCCTAGGTTAGCCTCAGGGCGGTCTGGAAGCTTGGCTCAGCTGTGAGGATTGTCACAAGAGAGATCGGGATGAGACCAACGGTGGGACTGGGAGTTTGAGGGTCACTCTGGGGGCTGCTGCAGCAAGAGGGGTCTGGGTTATACCACAGTGTGACAGAAGGGTAGGGTAGCCCCTCTGCCAGCTGCGGATCTGGGGTCAGGCAAACGCGTGCAGTGTGAGGGATCTAAATGAGGCCCAGGGGACTGGACGTTGAAGGCAGCCTGTCTGCCGCCTCTGTGGCTACAGTCACACACCTGTGCAGAGTCTGGGAGAGTCAGCTGCAGGACCTGTCACAAGAGAGGTCTGGGTGAGACCAAAGATGAGACTGAAAGATGTGGCAGCTCCTCTAAGGGCTTCTTGCCTGGGGGTTGCCAAACTAGTGTGGAAAGGAGGTTCAACCACTGGGAGGCCCGGAGGCCTGGGATGGAGTGTGGGAGCTGTAGCAGCAAAAgggacctgggtttgattccaaggaGGACTAGAGGCTTAGGGCGGTTCCTCTGCTAGCTGCtcgctgggaggggctgggcccacAGTTCCGGGGAGGACTGGAGGTCTGGAGTGAGGTGTGAAACTGAGTGAGTGATAACTCTGGGTTAGATGACAGGAGGACCAAAACACACAGGCAGTGCACTTCCAGCAGGAACAGGGCTCTAGATTCAACTAGacgcagcggctctcaacctgtgggtcgcgacccctttagtggtcgaacaaccctttcacaggggtcgcctaagaccatcctgcatatcagatatttacattgcgattcataacagtagcaacatgacagttatgaagtagcaacgaaaataatttcatggttgggtcacaacatgaggaactgtatttaaagggccagaaggttgagaaccactggactagagggacCAGGTTTGGCCCTCCCAGCAGCAAGAGGGCTTCAAGTCAGATCACAGGCAGAACTGGAATCAGGATTCAGATGTGTGGACTTCATAGCAACAGGAGAGCCCTGGGCCAGACTGCAGGGCCTGCTGGAAGTTACAGGAGCGACTGGGGCCCACGGCCTCGGTGTGGTGTCAACCCCTGCCCACTGTGTGTGTCCCACCAGGTACGCCCGCTGGAGCGCCGCAAGTACATGCTCAAGTCACTGGACCAGATTGAGACGGTGAATGGCAGCGGGGCAGCTGGGCGGCTAACCTTCCAGGATCGGGAG
This is a stretch of genomic DNA from Myotis daubentonii chromosome 15, mMyoDau2.1, whole genome shotgun sequence. It encodes these proteins:
- the HIPK4 gene encoding homeodomain-interacting protein kinase 4: MATIQSETDCYDIIEVLGKGTFGEVAKGWRRSTGEMVAIKILKNDAYRNRIIKNELKLLRCVRGLDPEEAHVIRFLEFFHDALKFYLVFELLEQNLFEFQKENNFAPLPARHIRTVTLQVLRALARLKELAIIHADLKPENIMLVDQTRCPFRVKVIDFGSASIFSEVRYVKEPYIQSRFYRAPEILLGLPFCEKVDVWSLGCVMAELHLGWPLYPGNNEYDQVRYICETQGLPKPHLLHAARKAHHFFKRNLHPDATNPWQLKSSADYLAETKVRPLERRKYMLKSLDQIETVNGSGAAGRLTFQDREALAEHADLKSMVELIKRMLTWESHERISPSAALRHPFVSMQQLRSAHETTRYYQLSLRSCRLSLQVEGKPPTPVVAASEEGPPYYRLAEEEEAVGLSSVAGSGPFFREEKAPGMQRAIDQLDDLSLQEAGHGLWGETPSALAPLKAAVASLRVPDSGPEPILAFYGSRLVGRHKARKPPTGSKSDSNFSNLIRLSQASPEEEGPCRGSGWAEGEHRGASAKPPTIPKRAGDGPDVKDMTMDAERPSPELFDPSTCPGEWLSEPDWALEGTRGPRAQGLPPRHTHPHGPPRTTSFLQHVGGQH